The Fontisubflavum oceani genomic interval GCCTGAGCCGGGAACATGTGCCCGCCAGTGCCGCCAGCCGCGATGATCAGATGTGGAGCCGATGCAGTCATAGACCTACCGGTGCCGCGACAGAAGAATATCGCCGATTTCGCCTTGAGGACGGGTCCGGGTCAGGGCCAGAAGCATGCCGATGGCAATGCCGGTGGCAATCAAGCTTGAGCCACCATAGCTCACGAACGGCAAGGTCATGCCTTTGGCCGGCAGAAGCCGTACCGCGACCCCCATATTGATGATCGCTTGTAAGGCCAGAAGGCTCACCAGCCCGGCACCGGCGAGACGGATGAACGGATCCCGCTCCTTCATCAACCGGAAGAACCCACGCAGCGCGATGGCCCCAAGGAGGGCGATGATCACCAGAACCAGCACCAGCCCATATTCCTCCGCCGCCACGGCGATGATGAAATCCGTATGCGCATCCGGCAGGGTCCATTTCACGGCCCCCTCGCCCAGCCCCGCGCCGAAAAAGCCGCCCTCTCGGATCGCGTTCGTAGCATAGGCAAGCTGCGTGTTGGGGTCGAGCTCTGCCGAAAGGAACCCATCGATCCGACGCGCGAAATGTTCCGAATTGGAGTAGGCCACCGTTCCGGCCACGGCCACCGCAGCCCCCACCAAACCCAAAAGCAGCATCGGCGCACCGGCCACAAAATAGATCACACACCAGGCAAACAGCACCAGCGCCGCTTGCCCGAAATCGGGCTGCATCGCCAAGAAGCCAACAATTGTCAGCGTCACAACCAGCGAGACCAGCTTGCCCGGCGGGCCGCCCACCTCTTGGCTGGCCGCCACCATCCAGGCGACGAAAATCACGTAGACAGGCTTGAGGAACTCCGACGGCTGCACACTGGCGAAACCAAGCGAATACCAGCGCACCGCGCCTTGCCCGTAATCCGTGCCAAAGGCAGGCAAGAGCGCCAGCGCCCCAAACGCTGCGAAAAACCCAAGAACCGCGAGGCGCCGGATTTGGATCGGCGTCAGCATGGACACCATCACCATCACCGTCAGAGCCAAGCCGCCAAAGGCCGCTTGCCGCAAAACATAGTGAAACGGATCATGGCCATTTCGCTCCGCCAAAGGTGGCGACGCCGCCAAGCCCAAGAGCAGACCTATGGCGAAAAGGGCCAAGATGCACCCAATGGTGACCCGGTCCACTGTCCGCCACCAGCGCGGCAGAATCGCCTCGCCCGATTGCACGATCACCGTGCCATGCGCCATTTCCGTCATGGGATACCGCCCGATACTGCCTCATTGTGCCCGGTTTTCCGGGTCTGGGCGGCAGCTTAGCGCGAAATCGTGCCCGGGGCCAGCAAAACAACAGCCATGGGCGGGGAGTGGCCGATCTCAGCTTGGCGGTTGCCAGAGCTCAATCTTGCGACCATCGTGGTCCAGAATCCAGCCGAATTGCCCGTATTCGAGATTTTCGCGCGGCTGCAACTCTTCCACACCCTCGGCTTTCGCTCGGGCCAGCATTCCGTCGAGATCATCAACCATCAAGTTCAGCATGAACGGCAGTGTCGACGGTTTGAAATACTCGCTATCCGCCGCAAATGGCGCAAAAATCGTCCGCGCCCCTTCGGGAAACTGCTTTGCGCTTTCACGATGCCCGAAATCGAACCCGCCATAATCGTTCGGCACCATCCCCAAGACACGCGCATACCAAGATTTCGTCGCATCCGGGTCCGCGCAATGCAAAAACACGCCGCCCACACCGATCACATCCGCCATATCGACCTCCCTGCCGCAAGATTTCCGAAACGGGTTTCAGGCAGAGACTAACACGGATTGCGGCGCGGCCCTATCCGGCCAGATGACGGGACACGTGAGCCATAAAATCCTGACCGCGCTGCTCGAAGTTGTCGTACTGATCAAAACTGCCGCAGCTGGGGCGAGCAAGACGGTCTCGCCCGGCGCGGCCTCTGCCGCGGCCCGGTCCACCGCCGTTGCCATATCGGTGCAAATCTCATGAGGCACATCGCCCAGTTGCAAGGCAAAGCCTTGCGCCTCGCGCCCTATGACATACGCCTTCACAACGGTTCCAAGCGCCGACTTGAGACCGTCTAGCCCGCCCTCTTTCTCCAGCCCGCCGCAAATCCAGCGGATGCTCGGAAAGGCAGTCAGTGCCTTGGCCGCCGCATCCACATTGGTGGCTTTGCTGTCATTCACAAAAACAACGCCGTCTTTCTCACCGACAATCTGGCTCCGATGCGGCAGCCCGGCGAAACTATGGAACGCGGCTTCGATGGCCTTTGGTGCGACGCCGAGCGCGCGTAAAGCCCCATAAGCACAGCACGCGTTCTGATGGTTATGCGCCCCTGGCAGCCCGCGAATGCCGCGCAGATCGATCGAGGCCACCTGCCGCCCCTTTCGGGCCTCGCTGAGCCAGCCTTTGCGCGCCACGATATCCCATCCAGGGCCAGACAGTTTCTGCACCCCCGACACACGGATCAAGCGCCCATCAGCCGGGCTTTCGACCAGTTGATTGGCCATATACTGGCCTTCGCGCTCATCCACACCGATCACCGCGCGATCCGGTCCGCCTTCGGCAAAAAGCCGACGTTTGGCGGCGAAATACCCGCCCATACCGCCATGGCGATCCAGGTGATCGGGCGAGAGATTGGTGAACACCGCCACATCCGGGGTCAAGGCACGGGCCAGGTCGATTTGATAGCTGGAGAGTTCCAGCACGATCACCTCGCCATCGATGGGTGGTTCGATATCCAGGACGCCCACGCCGATATTGCCCGCCAATTGCGCCGGGATATCGGCCTCTTCCAAGCAGTGATGGATCAGCGCCGAGGTGGTCGACTTCCCGTTCGAACCGGTGACCGCGATCACCCGGGGTGGGGTTGGATGATCCATCCAATCGCCCGAGCCGAGCGAGCGGAAGAACAGTCCCACATCATTGTCGACCGGCACGCCCGCCGCCCAAGCCGCCGCAATGGCCGGATGCGGGGCCGGATACAAATGAGGGATGCCCGGCGATACGATCATCGTGGCGACCCCTTCCAAAGCGCCCGGTTTCGATGGGTCGCGAAGCGAAAACCCCTCCGCCTCGGCCAGATCGCGCGCCGCCGCACCATCATCCCAAACCAACGGCTCCGCACCGCCCGCCTGCAACGCCCGCGCGGCGGCCAAGCCAGACCGGCCCAGCCCTAACACGGCCACGGTCGCGCCTTCAAACCCTTGAACCGGGATCATATCTGCCCCATCCCCAGCTTATTCTGATCTCTCATCGTCGCGCAGAAGGCTGCCCCGTCATCGCACATTCTACAAGCCCCTGAGATCGGATCACCCCGCCGACCACAAGCGCCAGTCAAATATCGCGTGGCCCGGAAGGGGCCTCCTTTGGATTACGGGCGCTTACCATGCAATTGGCGCGCGACGGCGGAAAAACCCGCCCGTCGGACCATCTTCGGGCAATGTCGCCAGCCATATGGCGGTATCGGCGCCCTCTTCCGGGCTCAAGCTCGCGCCCGCGCCGCCCATCCGGGTCCGCACCCATCCCGGGCACATCGCATTGATCTTCACACCTGCAGGCAAATCCCGCACCATTGCGAGCGTGAGCGCATTCAGCGCCGCCTTCGCAACCCCATAGGCGCCGGGCCCGCCGAGACCTTCGTCAAAACTGCCCCAACCAGAGGAGACATTCACGATCCGCCCCCAGTTTTGCGCCCGCATATGTGGCGCACAGAGCCGGATCATCTCATAGGGCGCGCGGAACATCACGTCGACAGAGGTATGAAACCCCTCCGGGTCGTCAATCATATTGGTCTCGATCAACACGCCGGCATTGTTCATCAACACATCGACACCGCCAATTTCGGCCAAAACGGCGTCAAATGTGCTTGGATCTTGCAGGTCCAGATGCACCGCCTCAACCCCAATTTCGCCCGCCACGGCTTGCCCCTCCGTCAGATCACGGACGCCAATCACCACGCGATATCCTTGGGTCCGCAAGCCCGCCGCAATCGCCCGACCGATCCCGCGATTGCCGCCAGTCACCAAAGCGGTCGGAGTCGCCGGGCGCGTCATCAGCGCAGCTTCAGGGTGGCCAGGCCGATCAGCGCGAGGATCAGCGAGATGATCCAAAACCGGATCACCACCTGCGGCTCGGCCCAGCCCTTCTTCTCGAAATGGTGGTGGATCGGCGCCATCAGAAACACCCGTTTGCCGGTGGATCGGAAGTAAATCACCTGCAAGATGACCGACAGCGCCTCTGCTACAAACAACCCGCCGACAATCGCCAAAACAATCTCATGTTTGGTGGCCACGGCAATCGCGCCAAGCGCGCCGCCCAAAGCCAGCGACCCGGTATCGCCCATGAACACCGCCGCCGGGGGCGCGTTATACCAGAGGAAGCCCAGGCCGCCGCCGATTAGACCGGCCGTGAAGATCAACAACTCACCGGTACCTGGCACGTAATGCACATCGAGATAATCGGTGAAATCGACCCGGCCCACCGCATAGGCGATCACACCCAACGTGCCCGCCGCAATCATCACGGGCATGATCGCCAGCCCGTCCAGCCCATCGGTTAGGTTCACCGAATTGGCGCTACCAACAATCACGATCATCGCGAAGGGCACGAAGAGAAAGCCCAGATTGACCAAGACATCCTTAAAAACCGGCACCGCCAGTTGAAACGCCAAACCATCAGGGTGGAGTTGCGTCGCGACATAGCCCGCGACGCCTGCGATCACCAAACCGATACCAAAGCGAATACGCCCCGGCACACCCTTGGTGTTGTTCCGGCTGACCTTCGCCCAATCATCAGCAAATCCGACCAGCCCGAAGGCCACAGTGACCAGCAAAACCAGCCAGACATAGGGGTTATCAAGCCGCGCCCAGAGCAAGGTTGAGAGCGTCAAAGCGGCCAAGATCAACAGCCCGCCCATGGTCGGCGTGCCAGATTTGGTGGCAATGTGATGCGCCGGGCCATCCTCGCGGATCGGCTGCCCATTGGCGTATTTCCGACGCAACGCATTGATCAGCGGGCGCCCGAAGATGAACCCGAAAATCAGCGCCGTGAAAAAGGCCGCCCCGGCCCGAAAGGTGATATATCGGAAAAGATTGAAAAAATCGCCGCCGTCAGACAGCTCGCTTAGCCAAAACAACATATAGCGGTTTCCTTACGCTTTATCCGCAATCGCTTGCCCCAGTTTCCGTAGCGCGTCAACCGCGAGGGAGAGTTTCGTGCCCTTGGAACTTTTGATCAGCACGATATCGCCCGGTTGCAAAAGCCCCGGCAGGATATGCGCCATCTCTTGCGCCGTCTCCACATGCGGCCCGCGTTTGTCAGCGGGCAAGACCGCATCTAAGGCGGCCATCAATGGCCCGGTGGTGCAGACCAGATCAACCGCCGCCATGGAGGGCAAATCGGCCAGAGCCGCGTGCATCGCAGGCGCGTCTGGTCCGAGTTCCAACATATCGCCCAAAACCGCGACCCTGCGCCCGCGCCCCTCGGGCGTGGCGGCCGCCAAGACCTCCAAGCTGGCTTCCATCGCGGCGGGGCTGGCGTTGAACGCATCGTCGATCATCTCGACCGCGCGATCTTCGGCCAGATCCAACACGATCCGCTCGCGCTTGCCGCGCCCGATCACTGCTTCCCAAGCGCCAAGCGCCAAGGCGGCGCGGGTGACATCCGCGCCCACGGCCTCAACCGCCGCCAAGGCGGCAAGGGCATTGAGGGCCAGATGCCGCCCCGGCGCGGTGAGTTTGAACAAGATCGGGGTGTCCTGCAGATCAGCCTGAATAACCGTTGCCGCATCACTCAACGTGACCGTCTCCAAACGGACCGGCAGCCCCTGCCTCTCCCCGAAATGGACCAAGCGCGCAGCGGCGTCCTGCGCCGCAGATTCCAGGATCGGCGTGGTCTCCAAATCGGCATTGATCAATGCCACACCGCCGGGCTCCAAACCCTCAAAAATGCTGGCCTTCTCCCGGGCGATGCCCTCGATAACACCAAAAGCTTCCAGATGCACCGCCGCTACGGTGGTTACCATGGCCACATGTGGCCGGGCCATTCGGCTCAAAGGGGCAATCTCACCCGGCGCGTTCATCCCTATCTCGATCACAGCGAATTCCGTGTCCGCCGGCATCCGCGTCAGCGTCAGCGGGACACCCCATTGATTGTTGTAACTCGCTTCGGCCACATGGGTGCGCCCTTGCGGCTCCAACGCCACACGCAGCATGTCTTTCGTTGTGGTTTTCCCCACGGACCCGGTAATCGCGATCACCTGACCGCTCATCCGTGCCCGTCCGGCCCGTCCCAGATCGGCCAGCGCCTCCAAGACATCCGGCACGATCAGGAGCGGCGCATCTTGGGCGACATCTGCGGGCCGATGGCTGACCAATGCCGCCGCCGCCCCCTTTTCCAAAGCTTGGGCCACAAAGTCATGCCCGTCGCGGATATCCGTCAGCGCCACGAACAAATCGCCGGGTGCAAGCATCCGCGTATCAATCGACACACCGCTCGCGACCCAATCCCCGGTGACTTGCCCGCCCGTCGCGGCGGCGGCCTCGGCGGCAGTCCACAGCACGGTCATATCGCCCCCTCTAGCGCGGCCACGGCCACGCTCGCCTGTTCCACATCGTCAAACGGATACACCACATCGCCAATGGTCTGGCCGGTTTCATGCCCCTTGCCCGCGATCAACAACGCATCGCCGGGTTGCAGTGCATCGACGCCGCGCAAAATCGCCTCGGCCCTGTCCCCCACATTGATCGCGTCGGGACAGCCTTCCATCACGGCAGCGCGGATTACGGCCGGGTCTTCGCTGCGTGGATTATCATCGGTGACAAAGAGCACATCCGCATTCTCCGCCGCCGCTTTGCCCATCAAGGGGCGTTTGCCCCGGTCACGATCCCCGCCCGCGCCAAAGACGACGATCAACCGGCCCAGCACATGCGGGCGCAGCGCCTTCAGGGCAGTTTCGAGTGAATCCGGGGTATGAGAATAATCAACAAAAACGGGTGCACCAAAGCTGCGTTTCGCGGCCAGCTGCATCCGCCCCCGCACGCCTTCAAGCTGCGGCAGCACAGCAAAGACCGCTTCGGCCTCGGCCCCGCCTGCAATCACCAGCCCGGCGGCGGTCAGCACATTCATCGCCTGGAACCCGCCGATCAAATCCAGCCGGGTCTGATAGTTCTGTCCCTGCCAGCGGAACAGCACATCTTGCCCCGCCTCATCCAACCGCCGCCCGGTGATTTTCAGCCGCGCGTCTTCGGCATATTGGCCAATGGTGATCGCCTCGATCTCCCGCTCTGCGCAAGCTTCGACCACAGCCGCGCCTCTTGGATCGTCCAGATTGACCACCGCCGTGGCCTCTTCGGGCAAAAGCTCGGTGAAAAGCCGCAGCTTGGCTTGGAAATAATCTCCATCGTGCGGTGATAATCCAGGTGATCCTGGGTCAAATTGGTGAAGGCAGCGGCGGCCAAGCGCACAGCGTCCATCCGATGCTGATCAAGCCCATGGGAGGACGCTTCCATCGCCACATGGGTCACCCCCGCCTCGCCCATTTCGGCCAAGACTTTCTGCAAGGTCAGCGCATCCGGGGTTGTATGAATCCCCGGCGCGGCAAACGCCCCTTCGATGCCGGTTGTGCCGATATTCACGGCGTCATGGCCCAAAGCGGCCCAAATCTGCCGGGTGAAGCTGGCGACCGAGGTTTTGCCATTTGTCCCGGTCACCGCGACGATCGTCTCGGGCTGCGCCCCGAACCAAAGGGCGGCTGCATGAGCCAGCGCCGCGCGCGGCTCCTCAACCACAATCAGCGCGACATCGCCCAGATGATCCGCCGCAATCTCCGCGCCTGCCCGGTCGGTCAGAACCGCCGCAGCCTGCATCCGCACGGCATATTGGATGAACTCCGCACCATGAACTTGGGTGCCGGGCAAAGCCGCGAAAAGATGCCCCGGTTTGACCTCGCGGCTATCGAGGCTCACACTCGTGACGGTCACATCCGCGCCCCTGGTGGGGGTCAGTCCAAGCGCCGATAGCGGTTTTGCCCTTGGCGCCATGGCCGATTCCCCCGAACTCTATTCTGAGGCGCTGGATAGCTGAAAGCCGTCCTGAGGTTCAATCTCTGGTCTCAATCCCAAAAGCGGCGCAACCCTGCGGATCACTTCGGCGGCGACGGGCACAGCCGTCCAACCGGCTGTCCGCCGTGCCTCGCCCAAAGCCACGATCTCCGGCTCATCAAGGGTCAAGATCAATACATAACGCGGATCATGGGCCGGGAAGACGCTGGCAAACGTGGACAGAACCCGATCCTCATAATAGCCACCATTCGGGCGCGGCTTATCCGCCGATCCGGTTTTGCCGCCCACCGCATAGCCTTCGACATCGCCCAAACTGGACGTGCCTTCGGTCACCACATTGCGCAATATGCTCCGGATTTGCTCAGAGACCTCCTCCGACACGATCCGTTCACCATTCTGCGGCCCGTCTTGGAGCAACAATGTCGGTCGGATCAACGTGCCGCCATTGGTGATTGATGCATAAGCTGCGGCGAGGTGGATCGGCGACGTCGAAATACCGTGACCATAAGAAACGGTCATCGTCGCCAACTCGCCCCATCGCTGCGGCAGAAGCGGACGGCCAGAAGGCGCCTCGATCATCTCCACCAGCGTCGGCTGGAAAAAGCCGAGCTGTTCTAAGAAACGTTGCTGCCGCTCTGCGCCCAGCATCTGCGCGATGCGCGCGGTGCCGATATTCGAGGAATGGATCATCACTTCGGTGACCGAGAGGCGCGAGCCATAATTGCGAAAATCCGAGATCGAGAACCCGGCCATACGAAGCGGCCCGGCGGTATCAATGATCGTCTCCGGATTGACCACCCCCTCGTTCAGCGCCTGCGCGACGGTGAACATCTTGAAGACGGAGCCAAGCTCATAGACACCTTGCAGCGCGCGGTTGAACAGCGGGCTGTCGGCCTGTTCGCCTTCGGTCAGCGGTGCCGGGCGGGCATTTGGGTCGAAATCGGGCAACGACGCCATGGCGCGGATTTCGCCCGTATGCACATCCATCAACACGGCGGACGCGCCACGCGCGTTCATAATCACCATGCCGCCGGCCAGCACCTGTTCGACAGCAGCCTGCACTGTCAGGTCAATGGAGAGCTCCAACGGTGCGCCGTCACGCGCCGGATCGCGCAATGCATCGTCGAACCGCGCCTCAACGCCGGCGACGCCGATCACTTCCGCCGCGTTTACTGCCTCTTCCCCAAAACCTGCGCCACCCAGGATATGCGCGGCGACAGAGCCATTGGGATAGAGCCGCATCTCGCGCGGGCCGAACAGCAATCCGGGCTCGCCCAGATCATGAACGAGTTGCTCTTGTTCCGGCGAGATATACCGCCGGAGCCAGATGAAGCGGCTGTCCGAGGTGAAGCGACGCAAAAGCGTTTCCTCATCCAGATCAGGGAAAATCTGAGCCAACCCACGCGCCGCCGTGGCAGGGTCGATGATTTCATGCGGGTGCGCATAGAGCGAATTCGTTACCAGATTGGTCGCCAAGACCCGGCCCTGCCGGTCCACGATATCGGCCCGAGTGTTCAAAATCGCCGAACCCGAGGTCGCGATGCGCGGCTCCTCCGGTTCGCTCGCGGCGAGTGTCGACATGCGCAGGCCGACTGTGATGAAGGCCGCGAAGAAACACATCGCAAGGAGTAAGAGCCGCGTTTCTGCCCGCTGCCGCATCTTATCGCGCATCGCCTCATGACGCAGACGTAGGTTCTCGCGTTCAATCGCGTCCGGGTTCTCCCCATGTTCGCGCGCACGGAGGATGCGGGTCAGAGGGCGCAATGGCGTGCGGAGCGTCATGGCAGCATCTCCGGGCTTGAAGCGCTATCGATCAGCGCCTCGTCGATCAATTGGTCAAGCAGGGTTGGATATACGACCTGATGCACATCGCCGAAATGCTCCGGCGTCATCGGCATCAAGCCGAGGCGCTCGAAGTTCAAATCCGCCAATTCGCGGAGCCGGTCCGGACGATTGAGATAGGCCCATTCGGCGCGCAGAACCGATAGGCGCTCACGCTCGACGCCAATCTGCCGCTGCAACTGCTCGACCTCGCGGATCGAATGCTGCGTCAGGATGTTTTGGTGATACGCCCAATAGCCGAGCCCGATCACCGCCAATGCCGCCAGAAAACTCGCGAATCCCCGCATCTTACATCCCCTCCGCCAATTGCGGCAGGCCCAGGGTCTCGCGGCTGACCGGAGCGGACGGCGCATCGGTGCGCCGCGCGACACGCAGCTTCGCGGAGCGCGCCCTTGGGTTTGCGTCCAGTTCTTCGGAGTCCGGCGCGATCGCCCGGCGCGGGGTCAGTTCAAAACCTGGGGTCCGCGCGGCTTCTTCTGGTGCATAGCGCGACCCGCCACCGCCGCTGCTGGCGCGATCTTGCAAGAACCGCTTCACGATCCGGTCTTCGATCGAGTGAAAGCTCACAACCGCCAACTGACCGCCCGGTTTGAGCGCGCGCTCGGCGGCTTGCAGACCTTCGGCCAGTTGACCCAATTCATCATTCACCGCGATCCGGATCGCCTGAAAACTCCGGGTCGCCGGATGGCTCTGTCCGGGCTTGGCACGCGGCAGGTTTTTCTCAACAATAGCAGCGAGTTCCGCCGTCCGCGTAATCCGGCGTTCCGCGCGGGCCGCGACAATCGACCGGGCAATCCGGCGCGCCGCCCGCTCTTCACCATAATGATAGAGAATGTCGGCCAAAAGCGCCTCAGGGGCCTCATTCACCAGGTCTTCGGCCGAAAGCCCCGCCTGCCCCATCCGCATGTCGAGCGGCCCATCATTGCGGAACGAAAACCCGCGCTCGGCTTGATCAAGCTGCATTGAGGAGACGCCCAGATCCAACACGACCCCGTCCAGTTCTGGATATCCAGCCGTCCGCGCATGTTCATCCAAATCGCCAAACTCGCCTGCGACCAACACCAAGCGATCTCCGAACGCGCTGGCCCAATCGCTGGCCATCTCAAAGGCCAAAGGGTCGCGATCCACGCCAATCACGGTTTCGGCCCCCGCTTCAAGCAAGCCACGGGCGTAACCACCAGCGCCGAAGGTTCCATCCAGCCAAACGCCGCCCACCGGCGCGACCGCGCGCAGAAGCGGCGCCAACAAAACAGGAATATGCGGAGACGCGGGCAGGCGGTTGGGCCGCTCGGCCATGATCACGCACCTCCGTCATCCGGGCGCCCTGTCCCGGCCTTTCCCGCAAGCGAAAGCGGATCGAAGAACTCATTGCCCTGCCCCAGTGCCGCCAACATGGTCTCGATATCCTCCTCCGCGGCGGCGCCATCTTCGGGGTTGAGGATATGGAATTTGTCGCCCTTGCCCTGGAACAACGCCTCAGGGCCAAGCGCGATTTTATCCCGCGCCGCAGGCGGCAGGACCAGACGACCCGTGTCATCCACGCTCGTCTCGTCACATTTTGAGTAATAGAGATGCTCAAGCGCCGCGCGCAGCGGCGTGCCGCGCTGCTCCGCCTGGATCAGCGCATCGATCTCATCGAACGCGTCACCTGACAGACATTCAAGAAACTTGGCGCTTGGATTGCCATAAGCAATGTAAAGACGCGGTGCGCCACCGGGTGCGTAATGCTTGTCGGAGTTTTGCAGGACGCGACGAAACTTGACCGGGATCGAGACCCGGCCCTTTCCATCGACTTTGTTCAGGCTTTCACCCTGAAACCTGCGTTCCACTGTCCCGCGTCCTTTTTCAACGCCTCACCTTCGCCGTCCGAAACGGACAACGGCGGATCGAGCAAGCTGCCACTGCCCAATCCGCCGCCCTCGTCCCATTTCTGGGTGTCCGACTGCGCAGGCCACCTGGGGGGATGTCTGCTCGCTTGCGCGCCGGATCTCTTTGTTCAGCATGTGAGAGTGCCTGTATAAAACCTGCCATTTTTTGTTTTTGGTCCAGACCTCGTTGGGTCCGGTACGTTCTCAACTGCTGTGCAAGATTTGTGGCACGGAAGTTTTTCCCAATCAATCCCTTTTTGTGGGAATTTTTTCCATTCACCTGACTCAACAGCCCAATAACCACAACACATGGCGGCCCAAACGACCCTCCCGACCCCATAGGTTGTACCTATGAAACACGAGGAGCCTACATATAGGCGCGGTCACTCATCACCCGATTATGGGAAAAAACCCCAGCCTGATGGCATGTTTTGGCGATTTTTGGATGGATTGAGGCTTCGAAAGCCCGAATCACCCCTTCAGCCTCACGGAAAACGGTGTCGATCCGCTGTTTTGCGCGGCTTGCCAAATCACCGTGGCAACCCGGCGGGCCGAGGGCTCCCTTTCGGGAGCGCGAGGCGCGCCGCCGCCTGCCTCAAGCCATCCCGTCAGCCACCAAGCGCGCCGCAAGCGCGCCATATACATCCGCCATTGCCCCATCTCCCACGGCAATCGGCACACCACTGTCTCCCGCGATCCGCGTTTCGAGGGAGATCGGCAAGGCGCCCAAGAACGGCAATCCCATCTGCTTGGCGGCAGCCTCGACTCCACCTTGACCAAAAATATGCGCTTCATGCCCGCATTTGGGGCAGGCATAGGTCGACATGTTTTCGATCAGGCCCAATACTGGTGTCTCCAACATCTCAAACATATTGAG includes:
- a CDS encoding peptidoglycan glycosyltransferase FtsW, producing MTEMAHGTVIVQSGEAILPRWWRTVDRVTIGCILALFAIGLLLGLAASPPLAERNGHDPFHYVLRQAAFGGLALTVMVMVSMLTPIQIRRLAVLGFFAAFGALALLPAFGTDYGQGAVRWYSLGFASVQPSEFLKPVYVIFVAWMVAASQEVGGPPGKLVSLVVTLTIVGFLAMQPDFGQAALVLFAWCVIYFVAGAPMLLLGLVGAAVAVAGTVAYSNSEHFARRIDGFLSAELDPNTQLAYATNAIREGGFFGAGLGEGAVKWTLPDAHTDFIIAVAAEEYGLVLVLVIIALLGAIALRGFFRLMKERDPFIRLAGAGLVSLLALQAIINMGVAVRLLPAKGMTLPFVSYGGSSLIATGIAIGMLLALTRTRPQGEIGDILLSRHR
- a CDS encoding VOC family protein, whose translation is MADVIGVGGVFLHCADPDATKSWYARVLGMVPNDYGGFDFGHRESAKQFPEGARTIFAPFAADSEYFKPSTLPFMLNLMVDDLDGMLARAKAEGVEELQPRENLEYGQFGWILDHDGRKIELWQPPS
- a CDS encoding SDR family NAD(P)-dependent oxidoreductase, translating into MTRPATPTALVTGGNRGIGRAIAAGLRTQGYRVVIGVRDLTEGQAVAGEIGVEAVHLDLQDPSTFDAVLAEIGGVDVLMNNAGVLIETNMIDDPEGFHTSVDVMFRAPYEMIRLCAPHMRAQNWGRIVNVSSGWGSFDEGLGGPGAYGVAKAALNALTLAMVRDLPAGVKINAMCPGWVRTRMGGAGASLSPEEGADTAIWLATLPEDGPTGGFFRRRAPIAW
- the mraY gene encoding phospho-N-acetylmuramoyl-pentapeptide-transferase, producing the protein MLFWLSELSDGGDFFNLFRYITFRAGAAFFTALIFGFIFGRPLINALRRKYANGQPIREDGPAHHIATKSGTPTMGGLLILAALTLSTLLWARLDNPYVWLVLLVTVAFGLVGFADDWAKVSRNNTKGVPGRIRFGIGLVIAGVAGYVATQLHPDGLAFQLAVPVFKDVLVNLGFLFVPFAMIVIVGSANSVNLTDGLDGLAIMPVMIAAGTLGVIAYAVGRVDFTDYLDVHYVPGTGELLIFTAGLIGGGLGFLWYNAPPAAVFMGDTGSLALGGALGAIAVATKHEIVLAIVGGLFVAEALSVILQVIYFRSTGKRVFLMAPIHHHFEKKGWAEPQVVIRFWIISLILALIGLATLKLR
- a CDS encoding UDP-N-acetylmuramoyl-tripeptide--D-alanyl-D-alanine ligase, producing MTVLWTAAEAAAATGGQVTGDWVASGVSIDTRMLAPGDLFVALTDIRDGHDFVAQALEKGAAAALVSHRPADVAQDAPLLIVPDVLEALADLGRAGRARMSGQVIAITGSVGKTTTKDMLRVALEPQGRTHVAEASYNNQWGVPLTLTRMPADTEFAVIEIGMNAPGEIAPLSRMARPHVAMVTTVAAVHLEAFGVIEGIAREKASIFEGLEPGGVALINADLETTPILESAAQDAAARLVHFGERQGLPVRLETVTLSDAATVIQADLQDTPILFKLTAPGRHLALNALAALAAVEAVGADVTRAALALGAWEAVIGRGKRERIVLDLAEDRAVEMIDDAFNASPAAMEASLEVLAAATPEGRGRRVAVLGDMLELGPDAPAMHAALADLPSMAAVDLVCTTGPLMAALDAVLPADKRGPHVETAQEMAHILPGLLQPGDIVLIKSSKGTKLSLAVDALRKLGQAIADKA
- a CDS encoding peptidoglycan D,D-transpeptidase FtsI family protein, encoding MTLRTPLRPLTRILRAREHGENPDAIERENLRLRHEAMRDKMRQRAETRLLLLAMCFFAAFITVGLRMSTLAASEPEEPRIATSGSAILNTRADIVDRQGRVLATNLVTNSLYAHPHEIIDPATAARGLAQIFPDLDEETLLRRFTSDSRFIWLRRYISPEQEQLVHDLGEPGLLFGPREMRLYPNGSVAAHILGGAGFGEEAVNAAEVIGVAGVEARFDDALRDPARDGAPLELSIDLTVQAAVEQVLAGGMVIMNARGASAVLMDVHTGEIRAMASLPDFDPNARPAPLTEGEQADSPLFNRALQGVYELGSVFKMFTVAQALNEGVVNPETIIDTAGPLRMAGFSISDFRNYGSRLSVTEVMIHSSNIGTARIAQMLGAERQQRFLEQLGFFQPTLVEMIEAPSGRPLLPQRWGELATMTVSYGHGISTSPIHLAAAYASITNGGTLIRPTLLLQDGPQNGERIVSEEVSEQIRSILRNVVTEGTSSLGDVEGYAVGGKTGSADKPRPNGGYYEDRVLSTFASVFPAHDPRYVLILTLDEPEIVALGEARRTAGWTAVPVAAEVIRRVAPLLGLRPEIEPQDGFQLSSASE
- the ftsL gene encoding cell division protein FtsL, which codes for MRGFASFLAALAVIGLGYWAYHQNILTQHSIREVEQLQRQIGVERERLSVLRAEWAYLNRPDRLRELADLNFERLGLMPMTPEHFGDVHQVVYPTLLDQLIDEALIDSASSPEMLP
- the rsmH gene encoding 16S rRNA (cytosine(1402)-N(4))-methyltransferase RsmH, which translates into the protein MAERPNRLPASPHIPVLLAPLLRAVAPVGGVWLDGTFGAGGYARGLLEAGAETVIGVDRDPLAFEMASDWASAFGDRLVLVAGEFGDLDEHARTAGYPELDGVVLDLGVSSMQLDQAERGFSFRNDGPLDMRMGQAGLSAEDLVNEAPEALLADILYHYGEERAARRIARSIVAARAERRITRTAELAAIVEKNLPRAKPGQSHPATRSFQAIRIAVNDELGQLAEGLQAAERALKPGGQLAVVSFHSIEDRIVKRFLQDRASSGGGGSRYAPEEAARTPGFELTPRRAIAPDSEELDANPRARSAKLRVARRTDAPSAPVSRETLGLPQLAEGM
- a CDS encoding division/cell wall cluster transcriptional repressor MraZ encodes the protein MERRFQGESLNKVDGKGRVSIPVKFRRVLQNSDKHYAPGGAPRLYIAYGNPSAKFLECLSGDAFDEIDALIQAEQRGTPLRAALEHLYYSKCDETSVDDTGRLVLPPAARDKIALGPEALFQGKGDKFHILNPEDGAAAEEDIETMLAALGQGNEFFDPLSLAGKAGTGRPDDGGA